The nucleotide window CCTGAACAAGGTAGTGGAActtcaaaggggaaaaaatgctggCAAATATCTCCTGACAGCATCAGaatgctgaaagaaaaacataGCCAACCAGTTTCTGAGCTTTCCTGAAcgtcctgcctgcagctgcctgctgtCTTCAGACACAGCTCCTCACTCCCACAATGGAATGAAAAATAGCAGGACAATTTCTGCATTCTCACCCAAGTTTGAGTCATCAAGTAACCCAGAGAACAACTAGGGGTGATCATGTACCCTCAAGCAGGGTAGTACCCCCATGTTACAAAGCAACTCCATCTCATAGGGGTTTTGGGCCATCAGGTTCTTTTCTCTATTTGTCCTGCAGGTGGGTCACCACTACTGTGAGAAAAGATGCCCAGATCCAACTTCCCACATCTGCCACTGCTTCCCACAATGATCTTCCATGGAGATGACAAGCCAGAGGTTCAAAGGCAAAGAACAGAAGGAAGACCATCTGCCAGCAGCCACTGTTTACAGAATGTGAGGTGGAGGTCCATTCCAATGAACCTGGTGTGTTTTCATTACCTGAAGTCAGACTCCAGCTCGGTGGTGGAGTGGTTGATCATAGCACAGAGACAGTCTATGCTGGAGCTGGACAGAGCACGCCCAATGCACTTCTTCACTATATAAAACACATCATCCACCATGCTGGAGGTGAGCTGGCCCTTCTCATAGCtgtccatggcaacagcctGCAAAGAAAGCTCTCTCAGTGCCCTGAGCTCACTGAGCAacactgccccagcagtgctgagagACCAAACTGCCCATCTGCCCCCTGAGTGGAACTGCACCCTGTGTGGTGGCACCACTCAGACTAGGCTGCAGTAGCCCATGGACCTGGAAGATACCTGGGATATGTCTGAAGTCAAAGTTCAGAAACAACCACTTGCTTTTCAAGGCCAAGGGAAACAAAAGACTTTCCCAACCACTGCAGATTTGCCATGTATGCATGTCCCTCCCTTGCGATGCTCACCAGAGGACTGAGGAGCACACACAGAAAAGCATCTAAGAGGTTTTCCCCCACCTTGTTGACAGTCTCCCTCATGAAGTATTCCTCCATGGTGATGTAGTAGCCAATGAGCTCTTGCATGGTGCAGCTCAGCAGACAGTTGTTGAGGAGCTTGTCCAGGTATTTTTGATGCTCTGTGGAACAAAAGAGAGACCCATGAGAAAGAACCCAGGGCCAGGAGGCAGCTCCACCGAGTCCCCTTGCTGCTTGTCTCATGGGACCCAACAGACACACACCTGCCAAGCCCAGCCTTGAACAAATCACAACCCTCAACTGTAGAGCTGAAATTGCTGAGCTGGATTTTGCAGGTGACTAAAGTGATTTCCAGAGCTCTACAGAGTACCAAAACCCTGAGCCTTTTTTTGTGGTCTCCACCTTTAGGATTTGTGCTTGCAGTGACAAAATGGCTCTTCCTCTCTTTGGGGACTTTGTTACACTCTACAATCATTCTTAATGTTGGTTTTCCTGTTAGAGGGAACAACCAGTGCTGAAAACAGGTTTGGAAAGTCTAGGCTACACAATTATCTTCCATAGAGCGCTCCCAAAGTGTGACCCTGTGTCACTCTGCTCTGCCACTAACTCAGGTATATCTCCATTTCTGGCTTTGATAAGCAGAGCCTATGAGTACTGGTACTCAAGGTGTTACCTTGCTTTACCTCCTCTGAGGCCATGGCATCTCCCACCTCAAAATCAGCGATTATTCGTCTCTTGATGAACCTCAGGTAGAGCTCACTGCGGGCATTCATCAGAGTGACTTCTGTTAAAATAGGGTCAAGCTCCCTGGAAGAAACAGCAAGAATCAAGACAGCAAGACTACAAAAGGAGAGGCACTAATTTAATTCAGTTAAGTAGTGTGTTCTCTGTTCCCTTACTATGAGATCAGTACTGCCCCTTTCCATCTGTGTTGTTGAGTGGCAAAGCTCAGCAGAATAACTGGTATGTGCAaagcatgcacacacacacaatcaaAATACCTcctggggagattttgggggatatCTCTACAATTGTTTTTTTCTCACAAACTCTATTCCAAGATTTAGCAACACTCCCCCTCTTTTTCCTCATAGATCTGAGGATATCCATGTTGAAATCACAGTGGTAAGGACTGCAAGACTCAAAGCAGCCTGATGTAACTTCAAAATGATCCCTGTTTTGAGTGGGAGATTTGACTAGAGATCTTCATTAGTCCTTCCCTACCTCAGTTTTGCTACAATTCCATGAGCCTTGTGTAGCCAGTGTTAGAAATGCCTGGTCCCTGCCATCTCCATGTGTATGTTTTTGTGCACAGACTCATGTGTTTCTCTGCAGATGATGAAGAATCTGTTTAAGCTCAACAGCTCAGGAAATGTGAGATAAAAAAAGCATGTTACAATGCAGAACACAGTGTTCAGATCAGAGatgactgaaaaaaagaaagactgaCACATCAGCTTTTTCATCAGTGTGCACGGAAGAATTTTACAAATCCTGCTGGAAGCCTCATGGTGCACAAGTGGGAGAAGGAAACACCACCTTTATTTtacagatgaaaaataaaaaaaatcagaaaactgAGATGCATGCAGAGTTACTCAGAGCAAATAGTAAGTAGATATTACTGCTGAAATATTAATTATGTAGGCTCACAGATCTTCCTTGAGGAACCTGTTTTCTTTCAAGACATGTTTCTAAGTCAGGCAGTCCCAGAAGGGCTGGGTGCACTTTCAAATGGCCTTGCTTAAGAGttatgtaaatatttacaatgagaagaaaaagagagagattgAAAGCACTGCAGTTTGTTGTCAAGAAACTGAtggcatggagctgctgcagcagcagtataGATAAAGTAAGATCAAAAGatttattcctgtttctgtcaTAAATTATCTGTCAAGACAGCTGCTCTGTTTTGTGGACTCCAAGGATTGTACTCTGGCCATGGAAGGGCAGTGGGCACAGGCAGTTAAAATCTCAGTCCTTCATGTGCAGTGATATTGACAACCCTCCAGTAATGCTCAGAGCCAAGGCTTAGAATTAATGACTAAGCAAAATAAAGCCCCGCTACAGAAGCTTCCTTTTACAGAAGGGCAGTGAAGGGCACCTAAcaattggatttttaaaattaataccCACAAAGCTTCTGGAAGAGTGGGAGAGTTATCTAAATGCTAAGTAGTGTTAATAACAACTCAAGAGTGAAAGGTTAGAGAGCATAAAGACTTTTTCTTTGTACCTTGGTTCAATCTTCTCTGCAGAAGAACTTCTCATCATGCTATTCTGGACTTGCTGGAACTGCAATCACAAAAGAAAGGAGTCTTTGCTGATGATTTGTACTCTCTGAGGGTAATAGGAATGCTTTGCAGGAAGCACTGCCAGAGAAGGGAATCACATAAgttcacctcctcctcctccaaggcAGAGCTCATCCCTCCAGGAAGGGTGGTGGGATGGGACTTGACCAGAGGCATTGAGGTATGTAACCATGACACAGtaacagcagccctgcatctaAGCAGGAACAAGACAGTGGGGAAGGTGTACTGAAAGCACCCTACAGACCTACACAGCAAAGAGTACCCAGGGTGCATTTACCATGCTCCAAATGAATCCTTCTCTGCATCAGAAAGCACAGTTACAGTCTGAACCCCTTCAGCTATCAGGGTAAATAAGGAGTAAAGCAAGGATAGTCTCAATACACAAGGTCAAACTCTGCTGCCTCTATGGCAGTGGGAGCCCCACAGCACTGgatggagggcacagctggctgcaTGAGGCAGCCTCACACTGCTCTCACCTGCCTGTGATAGTCCCTCTCCTTGATGAACTTGTCCACCACCTTCTCCACCTGCCGGTCGCACTCCACCTGCAGGTGCTTGATGAGGGTGTAGAGCCTCCCTGGCCCGTAGTAGGTCTCCACGATGGGCTGGTGGGTCTCCACAATGCGAGcaatccctgcagggaggggagataCACTCAACCAGCAGTTCCCAGAGGACAGCAGAGCTACACAGGTCCACAGACCTGACCTAAAAAAGGATCATTCACTCCACAGATAGAGTACAAATCTCCTGGAGCAGAAGCCGTCTCTCTGTCCCTAAAGAGAACTCCTGCCatgccctgtgtgccagctgCCCTTCAGCCCAGCAAGATACAAGGTATGAAGCTTCCCCAGGATGAAGCCACACAAGCTAAATCTGGCAGGGGGCACAACTGCCACCCAAATGCTGTCCCAGCTTTTAGCACCTGCAAGGCTACAGGGAAAAATCAGCCCAGGGATGGCTCTTGGGCACACACTTGCTGCAGAGAGCAAGCATTAGCAAAGGCAAGAACTCTATGGAGGAACAGCTCATCCACAAGGAAGAATCTCTACAATATTGCCTTCTTATCAAAAACACTCTACTCCAAAATTTAGCAATGCTTCCCCTGCTTTTAACACTACTGGCAAGAAAGCTCTactggtgccaggctgggagagtaACTTGGCAGGGGGGCAGCCTGGAACTAGAGCAGATTTCATAGAGAAGGTGGGTAATCACCATGGGATCTCAAGTACTGTCTGTGGCATTCCCACAGAGCATTCATATTCCCTTCTCTGCTTTCAAGTTCCCATGGTGCTTCTTGAAGAGCCAGGCCTGGAGGCACCAACAGCTGCTCATCCCTAAGGGATCTGATTTGTTTGTCTGGAGAGCTCCAAGTCTGAAGAAACCTGCAGGGAATATCCATTTGTTTTGAGGATGCAGAGAACAGGAAGAGTCTGATTCCTGGGGGAAGCCAACAAATCCTTTGCAAATGCACTTTGTGCCTTTACAAGATGTACACAGGAAAACTTGCTTATTGTGATGCCCTCTCCTGGTTAGAATAAATCCTGCTAgttgtgtccctgtccctcgaGTGAGACACCTGTAGCTCAAATGAGAATGAGGCATTTTGTGAGCTGaaattaaaagcatttaaattgATGGACAGTCTCATCATGGACTATTTGCAATCatcaggaaagaggaaaggaagattACCTTCAAAGAGGAGTGTCAGGGTGTCTGCAAAGATGACAGCAGCTCGACGGTCACTCATGTCTGTCCCCATCACCAGCTGCAGGTTCTCTTCTGCTTTGTTGGCCACCTGCATGGCAACAGGACCAGTCAGCTGAACACCCAAAGGTAATCTTCAACCCACATGTCCTCTATCCTTGCCCTGGAGAGCTTTCATTGGCCTTCCCAATGCAAGAGCTATTGCTGTTACTCCTCCCTTGAACGCAGATCCTTTCCTCTCTTGTGGAAAACTTAAGGCTCAAGGAAAGGCAGAAACTTGCTCTTCTCTTTCCAGGCTCATTTGATAATTTTTAAGTAAGTGCACAGAGCAAGACACAGACACCAGAAAGCCCATCCCAGCATACAAATACAGGGAGAGATATGAACTAAGGCCAGTGCTATTTCTTAAGGTTAACAAGCCACCGCCAAAATCTCCTTCAAACATCTTTGACAGAGACTGGGTTTTGCTTTCCCCTGGGTGTCACAGAGCCTGTTACCTGCTTGCAGAGGTACTCAGAGAACTTGCTCAGCCCCTCTTCATGTAAGCCTAGCAAAGGAAAGATCTTGAAGAACCGTTCCACCTGGGGCAGGTCTCCCTGCTTCATAGCTGTGTCAAATTTCTCTGTAACAATTGTCTTCAGACgctgctctgcttcctgcaggagTTTCAGGTTGGCATCAATTATACCCCCTGGTcaaaaggacagaaaagaaacagaaaagtgaCAGCACAATGTTAATACTGTATCAAGGGCTACTTCTATTCCCCAGGAGAGAGACCAGCACTGTGCAGCCCCAAGCTGAGAAGGCAGAAGACACACTGGAATTCCTCTACAGGCAAGGACAGGTTGGTGCGTGATGTAATGTTGTGATTTTGCATGAAGGATGACAACACATCCACTGGGATTTTCCTCTTAGGAATCTAGCAATTTACTCCCTCATTTCCAGTTGCTCTGCTTGGTAGCACACCATGACACAAGAAAAATTCTTGACAGAGCCTTCTTCCTCACTTCTTCTGGCCTGAACATTTTGTCCTTTGCTTAGTTAGCACCTGAAATACTATTGCAGCTGTGTGCCAGCCAGGAGCTTCCTTTTCAATTAATGATAATTCTGGTGTAATAACACTTCAAAAACCTTCACCACTAAGTCAATCTATAAAAAACTAAGATCTCTGGCCAGCATTAGATTTTCTGCTTTGTCTGTTGGGATGATACAACCCATGGGAAATGAGCAGCCTCTAGATATCCATTGGAAAGGTGACTCATCAGCATCTCCTCATAAACAGTGCTTACCCTCCTTGCCCTGACGACTGAGCTCAATCACTGACTTGTCCAGAGACAGATAGCGAtggatgtgagctgctgcttgttCATAGTCTTCATTCCTCAGGGCTGTCTGAACTCCATCCATGCAGAACTTCAGGTCAAGGATGTCATCAGCTCTCTGAATGGCCTGATAGAGCCGGTTCTGAAAGAAAGGCAACCAGTGATGCTTCCAGctgtgggatggacagggagagggagctCTCAGAAGGCAGCGTGAGGGAAAAACAGACAGCAATACTTCTCTATACAGCAGAACTACTACATGAGCAAAAATCCCACACTACTTAAGAAGTGCTAAGACCAGTGGCTCCACAGGATGGACAGCATATGTCAAGACTGAGGCTGAGCTTGGAGGCCACAGTTCTCTGTAACAAACAGCAGAGACCAGAGAGGACACCACACATTATCTGTTCGATCTGAGCATTTGTGCCAAGTGCTGGCATTGACACccctcagcctgtccccagACAAGGAACAGAACAGCCCAGATTCCTGACTTGGCTTGGGTGACAATCTCCACTGTCCTCAGCACTGTGCAGCTGCCAAGATTGCTAGTCACCCTATTCAGGGTATTCTACCACGAGCTGCATGGACAGAAGGGGATGCTGGAGAACCAGCCAATATATGGAggagcatccctggaagtgttcaaggccaggctggatggggctctgagcagcctggtctagtgaaaggtgtccatGTCAGCTGCAGGAGAGTTGGGAACAAgaggagctttaaggtcccttccagccaaaACCATTCTATCATTCTACCAGTCTTATACCATGCAATACCCAGGAGCCCAGAAAGACacaaaaaagaatgaaaaccacAGCAGCTTCCAGCCCACCAAAGGCAGgacacatctggagtgctgtgagcacagaacacagcagccctgcatctaAGCAGGAACAAGACACTGGGGAAGGTGTACTGAAAGAACCCTACAGACCTGCACAGCCAAGAGTGCTGACAAGttccagccccctcagcccagcTACCTTGGCGAGGTCGAGCTGCCGGACCTTGCTGCTGACGTTCTCAGCCAGGTTGCAGGTGAAGGTGACCatccctgccagctgctgggcaTCCCCCTCGatcagctgcaggctggggctgaaACACACAGGGCTGAGCGTGAGAGGCACACAGGAACCACCTGGGTGCTGTGCAAGGAGCATGGCTGTCTCTCCAGGTACAGCTGGTCCTGTCACAATACTGCCACTCATTCTATTCCCTTCCTCTGGgagcaaagcaggaggaaggagcaggctGGCTGCTTTGGGAGAAGCTGCACAGACCAACTGTGCCTTGCTACCACAGGGCATGAATGAGCCACTGGGCCCTTGGGACATTCTCCACTTCTGAAGTGGAGGTAAAGGCTGTAAACCTTTCCTTGGAGCTAGACACAAGGCTATTCAGGGTGATTTGCCAGCCTGCCTGCACAAGTTCACCCTGAAAGGCAGTAATATTTGTTCACACCTGTAGACAGCCTGGCACAAGACACCTGATCCAACAATTGATGCTGAAACCTGGCAACCTCTGAGATGACACTTTCAAAAAGCTCCTGAGCCTACACCAAAATGGGTCAGTCTgggtgagggcagagctgtcagtgctgctgggaagAACTGGGGATGAGGCTCCAACTTGTGCTCACTACCACAAAGTGATTTAAAGCCTGATATTTTCTGAGAATGGATGTGCTTCTGCTACAACACTGACGGGAGTATTGGGGCCATGCAGCAAAGAGAAGGATGGGGTTGGAACACTAACCCCATGCGATGAAGGGCAACCATCTTATTCTCTATAGTGCtttgctgctccaggagggcatccagctcttcctgcacgactttctggaaaaaaaaaaaaagaaaaaaaaagaaggaggtGTTGTGTGACTTCAGCTCTCCTCCAGACCAGCAATTTATCACAGACGCTACATCAAAGCCAAGGACACTAGGCATTCGTGCTTCCAAGAGCACATATGAcaagtaaatattttctaaGCTCTCTTTAATTCTCTAAATCTTTATGATTTTTATATTTGATAGCATCAGTTTTGGAATCCTTATCACACCGCTTTTAAGTCAGATATCCTACAAACTCCTCCCCTGGCTGGGTTTCCAGTGCAGGAGATCCCAGAATCTTCAGGCTGCTCGCGATTCAGGGATCCGCGGAGGCGACACCGACCCAGGCGCGGGCAAGTCCGTATCAAACACCTCTAGAGAGTACGTGACCACGACGGGCACAGCGACAGCGAGGTATCCGCTTTTCGGGGCCCCGCTGCCTCCCATGCCCGGCCCCACACACCTCCTCCTCACACAGCCGGCTGTAGGCGGCCTCCAGGTCCGCCAGATCGGTCAGCGACTGGATCCGCTCCATGGACAGGGCGGAGGCGGGGGGGCCGCCGCTCTCCCCCGGCGCCTTCGGCCCTGGCGCCGtggccgccgccatcttggcaCACAGCTGACGCGGTCGATACCGCGGTGAGGCCCGGCGGGACCGTCAAAGGCGGTGCCTGAGCCTTggcgccgctcggctccgcCCGGCGGTGAGAGAAGCTGACACTCCTGCAGATCTCCATGCTAGGAGGCCGCTGAGGGTTTTCTTGGAGGCGTTCTTGGTGGAGGTGGCAGCTGCTATAGCGCCGCGATCATTCAGGCACCGCATTGGGCAGCCTATCTCGCCACAGAGCGCGCGCGCGCGCCGGACACGTGGAAAGCCCCATGGAGAAGGCGCGGGAGGGCAGCGCGCAGGCGCGGCGCTGATGGCGGAGGAGGCCGGCGGCGCCCCCGCTTAGGCCGGAGCAGCATCCGCCTCCATCCGCACGGTGAGCGCAGCTCTGCCCGcccggcggcggctccgcgtCAGGGACGGGCCCCTGGTTTGTGGAGGGGGAGCGTCGCGGACCCTTTGGGGCCTGGGCCGGGTGAAGGCGGCCGGGCAGTGAGCTGTGGCCGGTTCCCGGGGCGAGCGTTCCGCAGAGCGCGGGGAGGTGCCGGCTCCGTGCCCTGCCGGGGCCTCGGCAAGGCTCAGGGCTGGTTTCCCCGGGCCGGTGCGGCCGGTTGGTGCTGGGGTTCCCTCCCGCCTCAGCCTCGGGGAGAGGAGTCGGCTTTGGGCAGCTGCAGGTGGCTGCACTCGTGTTCAATGAAACGGCGGCGTCAGAGATGTGTAACGGCGCGGGGATCCCGGAAGGCTTCCCTAATTGTGTTTGGTTCCTGTAAAGCGAAAGCCGTGACTAATTAGCAGTAATTGCTGACAATCCTGCTCAGCCGCCCGGCAGTAAGGAGTTCAGCTGGCGCTCGGCACCCGGGACACCTTGGGAGAGCCTTTTGCGCTAATAAATAGCAAATAGCGCGGTGGCAGTCGGGCTCTGCTGGAGTGATCCGTGCATACACGGGAGGCCAGCGGTTCTCCCTGATAGATGAAAGGCTTTGCTTTTGAGAAGTTTATTAGTTTTTGTTGCTTGTTGCAGAATTACCAGAGCTACGAtaagctgaagcaaatccgttGCCAACATGTTTCTGTACAACCTGACGTTGCAGCGTGCCACAGGCATTAGCTTTGCTATCCATGGCAATTTCTCAGGtaattttctccttcctctgcatGACTTGGCTTGAGGCTTTTTTGGGTACCAGTTTGCTTTGGTAcctctgggggttttttgctggTACATTATCATTTGTTCTTGAGTGTTACTTGAGCTGTGGTAGCTTGTGGATAGATTGAGGGAAATTTGGCTTGATTATTTATCAATCTAATTTATCTATAGATTTAATTTAATATCCTGACCAATTTTCTGATGTGTTAAAAGATGTTCAGACAACGGTGGTACATAATGTGGTGAATAAGTTTCTTTGAGTTTCACCATGGTAGTCCTAAAATTGGTATTTGGAAGTTCACCCTTCTTTCCTCGTAGCACTTGTTGAAGTTGCGTGTTGTGCTTTCTGTTGCTGACTTGTGCTCGTGTTTTGGGTTCTTCAGGAACCAAACAACAAGAAATTGTTGTTTCCCGGGGCAAGATCCTGGAGTTACTGCGCCCTGATCCCAACACAGGGAAGGTTCACACGCTGCTGACCGTGGAGGTGTTTGGGGTCATCCGCTCCCTCATGGCCTTCAGGCTGACAGGGGGCACCAAGGACTACATCGTGGTGGGCAGCGACTCAGGGCGCATCGTCATCCTGGAGTACCAGCCCTCCAAGAACGTCTTCGAGAAGATCCACCAGGAAACCTTTGGCAAGAGTGGCTGTCGCAGGATCGTTCCAGGCCAGTACCTGGCTGTGGACCCAAAGGGCCGCGCTGTCATGATCAGTAAGTCTCTCTGTCAGCTTGTGTTCTTAATGTTTTTATCTTCTGTCTTGTGGATGTTTATTTTGGAGCGAGTTTCTGCCAGATGTAATTGGAATTATAATTGTTTTAGGCTGTGAGCTGTGTCAAGGAGAATGCAGGCATTCAGAATTGTTCCTTGATGTTGGTGGAATTGCACAAATAAATTGTAATGCTGAACCACAACAAGTTGGAAAGAGACCAGTTTGCTTAGCAgtgtgcagagccctgaggtGTGGTGTGTGGGAGAGAGGATGGGATTGCAGGTGTCAGTGCTACGTGTAGCCAGTCAGTTCCCATGGCCTGAAATGATGTTCTGAGTTCATGTCTCTTCTCTGAGATGTCTCATGGAGACAGCCAGATGCATTTCTGATCAGGCTTTACAGGTAGAAGGACACTTGAGAGAATTTTTTTGCTAAGATTTAGCACAAGGTGTGTGGAGCTTTCTCATTTTGCTGAAGGCAGCCCTTGCAGTGCTGATGGTAGTTTACCAAGTATGTCTTTAAACTGGGAATAGCAATAATATCATTTATTTTCTGACGTGTCTGGTTTTCCTGGGTGAAAAAGTAGCACAGTTACAGTTGTGCCGCTCATGTTGATATTTGAGTGGTGTTTTTGGGTTGTGGATGCTGTGTGTTAGGCAAGGATACGTTTTCTtagttaaaatatttctgtggaaAAGTTGTCATACCAGCTGGCTTTAAAGAGCAGAACATCTGGATGCTTCTTTCCATTTGTCTTTGTTTCCTTGCAGTCTGTCATCTCTTGTGTGGTAAAAAGTGAGTAGATCTGTCTCAAGCCATTGTAGATGGAGTATAGGGCCAGGTGAATGTAGCTCAGAGGATCAGGCTTTGGCTTTAAACGGCTGAAGTTGTCATTTTGTGCTTGCAATCTGAAAGATTTACAATGAGACATTTGAGGTTAATTGGTGGCACAGAGATAAACACCAGTGGTGAGCTTCAGCTGAAGTAATGCTGATGTTCTCTTCTCACGTTACAGCTCATTTTGGGCTGCAGGTATGGTGAGATTTGATTATCAAGTAATGGGCTTCACGGGCTGTTGTCCTTTCCTGCAGGTGCCATTGAGAAGCAGAAGCTAGTGTATATCCTGaacagagatgctgctgctcGACTCACCATCTCCTCCCCACTGGAAGCCCACAAGGCCAATACCTTGGTCTACCATGTGGTGGGAGTCGACGTGGGGTTTGAAAACCCAATGTTTGCTTGTCTGGAAATGGATTATGAGGTGAGAAGAACTTTATCTCCCTTTGCTGTATTTTGACCTTTGTTGTCCTATTCTGTTCTTCATCTGTCACTGGGGAGCATTGGCTGCTTTTGCTGTCTGGGACAGTTGTCATTTTTTACAGGCTTACTGGCTTTTTGTCTTGCCCTCAGCCAGAATGGGCAAGTCTCTTCTGTCTTGGTGATTGgttctttttgcttttcaacTGAAAATATGCCTGTTTTCTTGGTCTGAACTTCTCTTGTGCAGCTTCTAGCAAGTCTTTTTGCCCCCATTCTGTTGCTACTCAAAACTGTTTCCCAACGCATCAGCTTTGCTCCTccttttaatcctttttttcaaagacaaatcttttttttcctttttttaggaAGCAGACAACGATCCAACAGGTGAAGCTGCAGCCAACACACAGCAGACATTGACATTTTATGAACTGGACTTGGGTTTGAACCATGTTGTCAGGAAATACAGTGAGCCCCTGGAAGAGCATGGCAACTTCCTCATAACAGGTACCACCCACAGAGTGATTTTTTGTATGGGTCTGCTTGGTTCCCATTCCCCAGGAAAACACTGTCAATACTCTTTACATCTTAGGAGTTGTTTCAGTTGTAGTCTGAGCCATTAgtataaattaattaattaaccttGCAGTCAGGTAATGAGGGGTGGTTCACATGGAAATGCACAAGTATTCATagaagcagctgctgtttcAGAGTGTTCCTGTAATTAGCTGATAGCAGTGCAAAAGGACTTGGTTAATGTGTAGATGCTGTTTTACTCTCTTTAATGGGATTCCCTCTGCTGAAGGCAGTAGCTCAATCCGT belongs to Agelaius phoeniceus isolate bAgePho1 chromosome 12, bAgePho1.hap1, whole genome shotgun sequence and includes:
- the COG4 gene encoding conserved oligomeric Golgi complex subunit 4 isoform X1 yields the protein MAAATAPGPKAPGESGGPPASALSMERIQSLTDLADLEAAYSRLCEEEKVVQEELDALLEQQSTIENKMVALHRMGPSLQLIEGDAQQLAGMVTFTCNLAENVSSKVRQLDLAKNRLYQAIQRADDILDLKFCMDGVQTALRNEDYEQAAAHIHRYLSLDKSVIELSRQGKEGGIIDANLKLLQEAEQRLKTIVTEKFDTAMKQGDLPQVERFFKIFPLLGLHEEGLSKFSEYLCKQVANKAEENLQLVMGTDMSDRRAAVIFADTLTLLFEGIARIVETHQPIVETYYGPGRLYTLIKHLQVECDRQVEKVVDKFIKERDYHRQFQQVQNSMMRSSSAEKIEPRELDPILTEVTLMNARSELYLRFIKRRIIADFEVGDAMASEEVKQEHQKYLDKLLNNCLLSCTMQELIGYYITMEEYFMRETVNKAVAMDSYEKGQLTSSMVDDVFYIVKKCIGRALSSSSIDCLCAMINHSTTELESDFREVLYNKLKQGFPATTFQDFQRGVTSAVNIMHSSLQQGKFDTKGIESTDEAKQSFLVTLNNVEVCSENIMTLKKTLESDCSKLLSQGFGGEQAQAKIESCLSDMAAVSNKFRDLLQEGLNELNSTAIKPQVKPWINLFLSVSHNIEEEEFSDYEANDPWVQQFIVNLEQQMTEFKAGLSPVIYDTLTGLMTSLIAIELEKVLLKSTFSRLGGLQFDKELRSLIAYLTTVTTWTIRDKFARLSQMATILNLERVTEILDYWGPNSGPLTWRLTPAEVRQVLALRIDFRSEDIKRLRL
- the COG4 gene encoding conserved oligomeric Golgi complex subunit 4 isoform X2; this encodes MDGVQTALRNEDYEQAAAHIHRYLSLDKSVIELSRQGKEGGIIDANLKLLQEAEQRLKTIVTEKFDTAMKQGDLPQVERFFKIFPLLGLHEEGLSKFSEYLCKQVANKAEENLQLVMGTDMSDRRAAVIFADTLTLLFEGIARIVETHQPIVETYYGPGRLYTLIKHLQVECDRQVEKVVDKFIKERDYHRQFQQVQNSMMRSSSAEKIEPRELDPILTEVTLMNARSELYLRFIKRRIIADFEVGDAMASEEVKQEHQKYLDKLLNNCLLSCTMQELIGYYITMEEYFMRETVNKAVAMDSYEKGQLTSSMVDDVFYIVKKCIGRALSSSSIDCLCAMINHSTTELESDFREVLYNKLKQGFPATTFQDFQRGVTSAVNIMHSSLQQGKFDTKGIESTDEAKQSFLVTLNNVEVCSENIMTLKKTLESDCSKLLSQGFGGEQAQAKIESCLSDMAAVSNKFRDLLQEGLNELNSTAIKPQVKPWINLFLSVSHNIEEEEFSDYEANDPWVQQFIVNLEQQMTEFKAGLSPVIYDTLTGLMTSLIAIELEKVLLKSTFSRLGGLQFDKELRSLIAYLTTVTTWTIRDKFARLSQMATILNLERVTEILDYWGPNSGPLTWRLTPAEVRQVLALRIDFRSEDIKRLRL